A single region of the Granulicella aggregans genome encodes:
- a CDS encoding acyltransferase family protein has protein sequence MPLSYAIEPEAKKPSTRLISIDVLRGITVAFMIAVNNNGYNDAAYRFMNHSPWNGFTATDLVFPTFLFIMGISVVLSFGGSRIQATSKSTLLVHILRRFCLLVFFGLIVNGFPYFHLGTLRIYGVLQRIAVCYLLASLLQLITDRITPRIVLLVASLAAYWVILRWIPVPGHGMPVRDFPLLDRDINLAAYVDRHIFPNRLFEGTRDPEGLLSDIPAFASTLLGMIAGWWLKTGRDATSKVRALVISGVLLLAAGLLWSQSFPINKKLWTSSYVLYAGGWSVLILAACYFAIEIKQWRGAWTFPWIVFGTNAITAYVFSELLSTAVSVFPFRHGEPFQPFVYSSFFQHIGSPAFGSLVYSALFAAFCWIPVWLLYRRRVFLRL, from the coding sequence ATGCCGCTTTCATACGCAATCGAACCCGAAGCGAAGAAGCCATCCACCCGGCTCATCTCTATCGACGTCCTGCGCGGCATCACTGTCGCCTTCATGATCGCGGTGAACAACAACGGCTACAACGATGCCGCCTACCGTTTCATGAATCACTCCCCCTGGAACGGCTTTACCGCGACCGACCTCGTCTTCCCCACTTTTCTCTTCATCATGGGGATCTCGGTCGTCCTCTCCTTTGGCGGTTCACGCATTCAGGCGACATCGAAGTCCACTCTCCTTGTCCACATCCTGCGCCGCTTCTGCCTGCTGGTCTTCTTCGGCCTCATCGTCAACGGGTTTCCCTACTTCCACCTCGGGACCCTGCGCATCTATGGAGTCCTGCAGCGCATCGCGGTCTGCTATCTTCTCGCCAGCCTTTTGCAGTTGATTACCGATCGCATCACTCCGCGCATCGTCCTGCTTGTCGCCTCGCTCGCAGCCTACTGGGTCATCCTCCGCTGGATTCCCGTCCCCGGCCATGGCATGCCTGTCCGCGACTTCCCCCTGCTCGACCGCGATATCAATCTCGCCGCCTATGTCGACCGTCACATCTTTCCCAATCGCCTCTTCGAAGGAACGCGCGATCCCGAGGGTCTGCTTAGCGATATCCCAGCCTTTGCCAGCACTCTCCTGGGCATGATCGCCGGATGGTGGCTCAAGACCGGCCGCGACGCCACCTCAAAGGTCCGCGCTCTCGTTATCTCCGGAGTTCTGCTGCTCGCTGCTGGCCTGCTCTGGTCGCAGTCCTTCCCGATCAACAAGAAGCTCTGGACCAGCTCCTACGTTCTCTACGCTGGCGGGTGGAGCGTACTCATCCTCGCCGCGTGTTACTTCGCCATCGAGATCAAACAGTGGCGCGGCGCCTGGACCTTCCCGTGGATCGTCTTTGGCACCAACGCCATTACTGCATACGTCTTCTCCGAGTTGCTGTCCACCGCCGTCTCTGTCTTCCCCTTCCGGCATGGAGAACCGTTCCAGCCGTTCGTATACTCCAGTTTCTTTCAGCACATCGGAAGTCCGGCCTTTGGATCGCTGGTTTACTCAGCGCTCTTCGCCGCCTTCTGCTGGATCCCCGTCTGGCTGCTCTACCGCAGACGGGTCTTCCTCCGACTTTAG
- a CDS encoding TonB-dependent receptor, whose translation MKKLLQHLTLLAAVLGLGSIARAQSTSANLTGKIVDSTGAVVPHAKVEAKNTGTNLTKSAETDGSGVYTISTLPPGQYTLTAAAPGFTTRVQTGIVLTVAQSATLDISLQTGATQDTVTVEGGAELINTTTAEISQVIGEDAVRDLPLNGRDPSSLVNLSVGVTNELISQASTLPGSNSFPLESGASAGGQRQGSTWYLLDGVANMDTFALLAAPFPNADATQEFRVISNNFDARYGFAPSAVVSIQTKSGTNQFHGGGFEFIRNKAVNASNWFSGAVDGLHRNQFGGYIGGPIIRDKLFFFSNYQGTRSSYQANTNITYTPTAAMLAGDFSAVPASDLQGPLTSAFHTVNGKPNQVDTSLFSPGALAIAKSLPLGQDPATGKTNFASPAQKLTYNENTSRLDYTINPNQRVFLRAFTYLYNQPGATVPGDILAGVNGQGGTYLNLVAGHTWTVTPTLVNSATLSWAEIDFHTGTVEKDTSGAPICLSRFINVNDPAGQCYIGGLSAFDGNVLYGGGLGFNAFTGNPNDTRRRYWWFTDTVTKTIGKHTLTAGADIMHRYGFEFYGGSVNANAGFNGQYTGFPLSDFLLGYLNSLGQGAGEQGSESGYMIGLYGQDQFKVRPNITVTAGLRWDPNFPLQVASGRGAAFVPGQQSTRYPNAPVGLVFPGDKGINNGLMPTTYGYFEPRIGVAWQIHPSTVVRSGFGMFTTPLEDAFYNHVWDTAPFAPAYNLNGSGSTPLSFDNPWSSFAGTGGTSPFPPFASPSQLPASNSTFITPLAVPAVFSSNFKLGITQSWNLSLEQSFGSQFVLHMAYVGAESFHQATTVDQNPGGFVCPTGVAVNPANCNDVRANGNFAQIIQVQPAATSSYHALQLGFEKRFSHGLQFQSNLTWSHDTDVGGSGDPSFESSVSDPHNVGHDQGPSSLNYPLVSVSNLIYRFPTLEHKNALLKNTLGGWEVSGLYTAQSGPPFTINGGAGNNNSGFLVGQDRADQVAGVPFKVRQGGKSNWLNNYFNQAAFTNNAYGTAGNSKKFQIQEAPIGTADIAVIKNWTAYERYKLQFRAEAFNALNHPSFGQPDSNPGDSNFGQITGIGAVQPRVMQGGLKFSF comes from the coding sequence ATGAAGAAGCTCTTGCAACACCTCACTCTACTCGCCGCCGTCCTCGGTCTTGGCAGCATTGCCAGGGCCCAGAGTACCTCTGCCAACCTCACCGGCAAGATCGTCGATTCGACCGGAGCGGTGGTGCCTCACGCCAAGGTCGAAGCCAAGAACACCGGCACCAATCTCACCAAGTCCGCGGAGACGGACGGCTCAGGCGTCTACACGATCTCGACTCTGCCTCCGGGACAGTACACGTTGACCGCCGCGGCGCCAGGATTCACCACCCGAGTCCAGACCGGGATCGTGCTCACGGTCGCGCAGTCCGCCACATTGGACATTAGCCTGCAAACTGGAGCGACGCAGGACACCGTCACAGTAGAAGGCGGGGCCGAGTTGATCAATACCACTACGGCCGAGATCAGCCAGGTCATCGGAGAAGATGCCGTGAGAGATCTCCCGCTCAACGGCCGCGATCCTTCTAGCCTCGTCAATCTATCCGTCGGCGTCACCAACGAACTCATCTCGCAGGCCTCGACGCTTCCCGGCTCCAACTCGTTCCCGCTTGAATCCGGCGCATCCGCAGGCGGCCAGCGCCAGGGCAGCACCTGGTATCTCCTTGACGGCGTCGCCAACATGGACACCTTCGCCCTGCTCGCCGCCCCATTTCCCAACGCGGACGCGACCCAGGAGTTCAGGGTCATCTCGAACAACTTTGACGCACGCTATGGCTTCGCTCCCAGCGCAGTCGTCAGCATCCAGACCAAGTCCGGCACCAACCAGTTCCACGGCGGCGGCTTCGAGTTCATTCGCAACAAAGCCGTAAATGCTTCCAACTGGTTCAGCGGCGCAGTCGACGGTCTCCATCGCAACCAGTTCGGCGGCTACATTGGCGGACCCATCATCAGAGACAAGCTCTTCTTCTTCTCGAACTACCAGGGAACGCGTTCGAGCTATCAGGCCAACACGAACATAACCTACACTCCCACCGCCGCGATGCTCGCGGGCGACTTCAGCGCCGTACCCGCCTCCGATCTTCAAGGGCCGCTCACCAGCGCCTTCCACACCGTCAACGGCAAGCCGAACCAGGTCGACACCTCGCTCTTCAGTCCAGGCGCACTGGCCATCGCCAAGTCTTTGCCTCTCGGCCAGGATCCCGCAACCGGCAAGACCAACTTCGCCTCTCCAGCGCAGAAGCTGACCTACAACGAGAACACCTCCCGTCTCGACTACACCATCAATCCCAACCAGCGCGTCTTCCTTCGCGCCTTCACCTACCTCTACAACCAGCCCGGGGCGACCGTGCCCGGGGACATCCTCGCCGGCGTCAATGGCCAGGGCGGAACGTATCTGAACCTCGTAGCTGGCCATACCTGGACCGTCACGCCGACACTGGTCAACAGCGCAACGCTCTCCTGGGCCGAGATCGACTTCCACACCGGCACGGTCGAGAAGGACACGAGTGGCGCACCGATCTGTCTCTCCCGATTCATCAATGTCAACGATCCAGCCGGACAGTGCTACATCGGCGGACTGTCTGCATTTGACGGCAATGTCCTCTACGGCGGCGGTCTCGGCTTCAATGCCTTCACCGGAAATCCCAACGACACCCGGCGCCGTTACTGGTGGTTCACTGACACGGTCACCAAGACCATCGGCAAACATACCCTAACCGCCGGGGCCGACATCATGCATCGCTACGGCTTTGAGTTCTACGGCGGCAGCGTCAATGCAAACGCCGGATTCAACGGCCAGTACACCGGCTTCCCGCTCTCGGACTTCCTCCTCGGTTATCTCAACAGCCTTGGCCAGGGGGCTGGCGAGCAGGGCAGCGAATCGGGCTACATGATCGGCCTCTACGGCCAGGATCAGTTCAAGGTCCGGCCGAACATCACCGTTACAGCAGGTCTTCGTTGGGACCCCAACTTCCCTCTCCAGGTCGCGAGCGGTCGTGGCGCAGCCTTCGTTCCCGGACAGCAGAGCACCCGCTACCCCAACGCTCCCGTTGGCCTGGTCTTTCCCGGAGACAAAGGCATCAACAATGGCCTCATGCCCACTACCTATGGCTACTTCGAACCTCGCATCGGCGTCGCCTGGCAGATCCATCCCAGCACAGTTGTACGTTCCGGCTTCGGCATGTTCACGACGCCGCTCGAAGACGCCTTCTACAACCATGTCTGGGACACCGCACCGTTCGCCCCCGCCTACAACTTGAACGGCTCCGGATCAACGCCGCTCTCCTTCGACAATCCCTGGAGCAGCTTCGCTGGAACGGGTGGCACGAGCCCCTTCCCTCCGTTCGCCTCCCCCTCGCAACTTCCGGCATCGAACTCCACCTTCATTACTCCGCTCGCTGTCCCGGCAGTCTTTTCTTCCAACTTCAAGCTCGGCATCACTCAGAGCTGGAACCTATCCCTGGAACAGTCCTTCGGCAGCCAGTTCGTGCTGCATATGGCTTACGTTGGAGCTGAATCCTTCCACCAGGCCACAACGGTCGACCAGAACCCAGGAGGCTTCGTATGCCCGACTGGCGTTGCCGTCAATCCTGCGAACTGCAATGACGTCCGTGCCAACGGTAACTTTGCGCAGATCATTCAGGTCCAGCCTGCCGCCACTTCCAGCTACCATGCTCTGCAACTGGGCTTTGAAAAGCGTTTCTCGCACGGACTACAGTTTCAATCGAACTTGACCTGGTCGCACGATACCGACGTAGGCGGCTCCGGCGACCCCTCCTTCGAGTCGAGCGTCAGCGATCCGCATAACGTAGGCCACGACCAGGGACCATCCAGCCTGAACTACCCTCTCGTATCGGTCTCGAACCTGATCTATCGCTTCCCCACACTTGAACACAAAAACGCACTGCTCAAGAACACACTGGGGGGATGGGAGGTCTCCGGCCTCTACACCGCACAGTCCGGTCCACCGTTCACGATCAATGGCGGCGCAGGAAACAACAACTCGGGCTTCCTGGTCGGACAGGATCGCGCGGACCAGGTAGCGGGCGTTCCGTTCAAAGTTCGCCAGGGCGGCAAGAGCAACTGGCTCAACAACTACTTCAACCAGGCGGCGTTCACGAACAATGCGTACGGAACTGCAGGAAACTCGAAGAAGTTTCAGATCCAGGAAGCTCCAATCGGGACTGCGGACATCGCAGTCATAAAGAACTGGACCGCCTACGAACGTTACAAGCTGCAGTTCCGCGCAGAAGCGTTCAACGCCCTGAATCACCCAAGCTTCGGCCAGCCGGATTCAAACCCCGGCGACTCGAACTTTGGGCAGATCACCGGAATTGGCGCAGTACAACCACGCGTCATGCAAGGGGGTTTGAAGTTTTCATTTTGA